The Siniperca chuatsi isolate FFG_IHB_CAS linkage group LG7, ASM2008510v1, whole genome shotgun sequence genome includes a window with the following:
- the LOC122879167 gene encoding olfactory receptor 52E8-like isoform X2 produces MLYTNITRIKHFFILGFPGLSPEYYGPVSALLFVLFLAIAVGNIFILVFVKCERSLHKPTYLIFCHLALTDLAFGTVTLPKIISKYWFDDSIISFYGCFVQMYFVHFIGAAHSFILMVMALDRFIAVCAPLRYTALFTNSTVSVLCGISWLMPISWMVGVVLDALTLPFCNSNVIVQCYCDHIAITVLGCENVREVQIVAFGLAMISLLVPVGFIIFSYFVIIVAVIRMSSSEGRIKTLSTCTPQLLITCLYYMPRCFVYLANNVGFTFSVPVRIVVVMLYSILPAVVNPIIYCFKTKDIKENLKKKFLIWKVNINTKLDKI; encoded by the coding sequence ATGTTGTATACTAATATAACGAGgataaaacatttcttcatcCTCGGATTTCCTGGACTTTCACCGGAGTATTATGGACCTGTGTCGGCCCtgctttttgtacttttcttgGCTATAGCTGTaggaaatattttcattttagtgtTTGTTAAATGTGAAAGGTCTCTTCACAAACCTACATATCTGATCTTTTGCCACTTGGCATTAACTGACTTAGCATTTGGGACTGTTACTCTACCAAAGATTATATCAAAATATTGGTTTGATGACAGCATTATATCATTTTATGGATGCTttgtacaaatgtattttgttcattttattggGGCGGCTCATTCTTTCATCCTGATGGTAATGGCTCTTGATCGTTTTATTGCAGTTTGTGCTCCATTGCGTTACACAGCTCTTTTCACAAACTCCACTGTTTCTGTTCTTTGTGGAATATCATGGCTTATGCCAATATCATGGATGGTGGGTGTAGTTTTAGATGCTCTTACATTGCCTTTCTGTAATTCAAATGTAATTGTACAGTGCTATTGTGACCATATAGCAATAACAGTGCTTGGATGTGAGAACGTACGAGAAGTTCAAATTGTTGCATTTGGTCTTGCCATGATCAGTTTGTTGGTGCCTGTGGGTTTTATTATCTTCTCTTATTTTGTCATCATTGTTGCTGTTATAAGAATGTCCAGCTCTGAGGGCCGCATCAAGACTCTGTCTACCTGCACGCCACAGCTTCTCATCACATGTCTGTATTACATGCCAAGATGCTTCGTGTACCTGGCAAATAATGTGGGATTCACTTTCAGTGTTCCAGTTCGCATTGTTGTTGTAATGCTGTACAGTATTTTACCTGCTGTTGTCAACCCAATAATTTACTGTTTCAAAACCAAAGATATCaaagaaaatttgaaaaaaaaattcctaATTTGGAAAGTTAATATCAACACAAAACTGGATAAAATATAA
- the LOC122879171 gene encoding olfactory receptor 52B2-like → MKHTNITTIKDFIITGFPGLPPEYYGPVSVLLLLIFLTIMVGNAFILAVIMYERTLHKPTYLIFFHLAMTDMAFGIVTLPKIIAIYWWNDTISSFGACFTQMYFVHSLGAIHSLILLIMALDRFVAIWFPFQYPAVITNKAVSIACSLCWVVTFIRMLGIVLHALTLPFCNLNIITQCYCDHISITQLGCGENVAYVKNVSLVNALVNLLVPLTFIIFSYFSIIIAVLKMSHTERRHKVLSTCAPQIFITCLYYVPRCFVYLADNLGFSLSTDARIVVTMMYSLIPAVVNPTIYCFKTKDIKEALMQRFKNRKLSIAI, encoded by the coding sequence ATGAAACACACCAATATTACAACTATAAAAGACTTTATTATCACTGGATTCCCTGGACTTCCACCTGAATATTACGGACCAGTgtctgttcttcttcttctcattttCCTAACTATCATGGTTGGAAATGCTTTCATTTTAGCTGTTATTATGTATGAGAGGACTCTTCACAAACCAACATACTTGATCTTTTTTCACCTTGCAATGACAGACATGGCATTTGGCATTGTGACTCTTCCAAAAATCATTGCCATATATTGGTGGAATGACACGATATCTTCATTTGGAGCCTGCtttacacaaatgtattttgtccaTTCTTTGGGAGCTATTCATTCTttaattttgctgataatggCTTTGGATCGCTTTGTTGCCATATGGTTTCCTTTTCAATATCCTGCCGTGATTACAAATAAAGCAGTTTCTATCGCTTGTAGCCTGTGCTGGGTTGTAACATTCATACGTATGTTAGGGATTGTGCTTCATGCCTTAACTTTGCCCTTCTGCAACCTAAATATCATCACACAGTGCTACTGTGATCATATATCAATAACCCAGCTGGGGTGTGGTGAAAATGTtgcatatgttaaaaatgtctcaCTTGTCAATGCCTTGGTCAATCTCTTGGTTCCTTTAACATTCAtaattttttcttacttttcaaTTATCATAGCTgttctgaaaatgtctcataCTGAGAGGCGCCACAAAGTCCTGTCCACCTGTGCTCCTCAGATCTTTATTACCTGCCTTTATTATGTACCgagatgttttgtttatcttgctGACAATTTGGGATTCAGTTTGAGTACTGACGCCCGTATTGTTGTTACCATGATGTACAGCCTCATACCAGCTGTAGTTAATCCAACGATATACTGTTTCAAGACGAAGGACATTAAAGAAGCTTTGATGCAGagatttaaaaatagaaaattaagCATTGCAATTTAA